A single window of Vibrio alfacsensis DNA harbors:
- a CDS encoding proline--tRNA ligase, with protein sequence MRTSNYLLSTLKETPNDAEVVSHQLMLRAGMIRKLASGLYTWLPTGLRVLRKVENIVRQEIDNAGAIETLMPVVQPFELWEETGRSEKMGPELLRFTDRHVRPFVLSPTAEEVITALVRNEVSSYKQLPINLYQIQTKFRDERRPRFGVMRAREFCMMDAYSFDIDKAGLEKSYQAMHDAYCKAFDRMGLEYRPVLADSGAIGGNGSQEFHVLAESGEDLIAFSTESDYAANIEKAEAVAPATERAQPTQEMTLVDTPNAKTIAELVEQHGLAIEKTVKTLFVKASDEIEAPIVALIIRGDHELNEIKAENLAEVASPLEMATEEEMRELIGAGAGSLGPVGLELPFIVDRSVAVMSDFGAGANIDGKHYFGINWGRDVELGQVADLRNVVEGDPSPCGQGTIMLKRGIEVGHIFQLGNVYSEAMNCGVLDSNGKNVILEMGCYGIGVSRVVASAIEQNHDKYGIIWPDALAPFQVAIVPMNMHKSERVQEAAEKLYAELTAMGIEVLFDDRKERPGVMFSDMELIGIPHTIVIGDRSMDEGNFEYKNRRSGEKTAVAMADIVEHVKAQLK encoded by the coding sequence ATGCGTACCAGTAATTATCTTCTTTCTACTCTGAAGGAGACTCCAAACGACGCAGAAGTAGTGAGCCACCAGCTCATGCTACGTGCGGGTATGATCCGTAAGCTGGCTTCAGGTCTATACACCTGGCTGCCTACTGGTCTACGTGTACTGCGTAAAGTCGAAAACATCGTTCGTCAAGAAATCGACAATGCAGGTGCAATCGAAACTTTGATGCCCGTTGTTCAGCCGTTTGAACTATGGGAAGAAACAGGCCGCTCTGAGAAGATGGGTCCTGAACTGCTTCGCTTTACTGACCGCCATGTTCGTCCGTTTGTACTTAGCCCAACAGCAGAAGAAGTGATCACTGCATTGGTTCGTAACGAAGTAAGCTCTTACAAGCAGCTTCCAATTAACCTTTACCAGATCCAAACGAAATTCCGTGATGAACGCCGCCCACGTTTTGGCGTGATGCGCGCGCGCGAATTCTGCATGATGGATGCATACAGCTTTGATATCGACAAAGCTGGCCTAGAGAAATCTTACCAAGCGATGCACGATGCTTACTGCAAAGCATTTGACCGTATGGGCCTTGAGTACCGTCCAGTACTGGCTGATTCTGGCGCTATCGGTGGTAACGGCTCTCAAGAGTTCCACGTTCTAGCTGAAAGCGGCGAAGACTTAATCGCATTCTCGACAGAATCTGATTACGCGGCAAACATTGAAAAAGCAGAAGCGGTTGCACCTGCAACTGAACGTGCACAGCCAACTCAAGAGATGACGCTTGTTGACACGCCAAACGCAAAAACAATCGCGGAATTGGTTGAACAACATGGCCTAGCAATCGAGAAAACGGTTAAAACTCTGTTCGTTAAAGCTTCAGATGAAATCGAAGCACCGATTGTTGCACTGATCATCCGTGGCGACCACGAGCTGAATGAAATCAAAGCAGAAAACCTAGCTGAAGTTGCTTCTCCTCTAGAGATGGCAACAGAAGAAGAAATGCGCGAGCTAATCGGTGCGGGCGCAGGTTCACTAGGTCCTGTTGGTCTTGAGCTACCATTCATCGTTGACCGCTCTGTTGCAGTAATGAGCGATTTTGGCGCTGGCGCGAACATTGATGGCAAACACTACTTCGGTATCAACTGGGGTCGCGATGTAGAGCTTGGTCAAGTTGCTGACCTACGTAATGTCGTAGAAGGTGACCCAAGCCCATGTGGTCAAGGTACTATCATGCTTAAGCGTGGTATCGAGGTTGGCCACATCTTCCAACTAGGTAATGTTTACTCTGAAGCGATGAACTGTGGTGTTCTAGATTCTAACGGTAAGAACGTGATCCTAGAGATGGGTTGTTACGGTATCGGTGTATCACGTGTTGTTGCTTCTGCGATTGAACAGAACCACGACAAGTACGGCATCATCTGGCCAGACGCACTAGCGCCTTTCCAAGTTGCTATCGTTCCAATGAACATGCACAAATCTGAGCGAGTTCAAGAAGCAGCAGAGAAGCTATACGCTGAGCTGACAGCTATGGGTATCGAAGTGCTATTCGATGACCGTAAAGAACGCCCAGGTGTAATGTTCTCTGATATGGAACTGATCGGTATCCCTCACACTATCGTGATTGGTGACCGCAGCATGGACGAAGGTAACTTCGAATACAAGAACCGTCGTAGCGGTGAGAAAACAGCGGTAGCGATGGCTGATATCGTTGAGCACGTTAAAGCTCAACTAAAATAA
- the tsaA gene encoding tRNA (N6-threonylcarbamoyladenosine(37)-N6)-methyltransferase TrmO has protein sequence MYSIEPIGVIESPYKEKFAVPRQPRLVPAAKSRVRLTGSANSPQAVRGLELFSHVWLLFLFDQNLEAGWKPTVRPPRLGGNERIGVFASRSTFRPNGIGMSAVEVQGISKKGDQIYLDLGSVDLVDGTPVIDIKPYIPYSDSIPTAQGGYADNEPETCSVSFSFPALAVLNKHSDTEYVKTVIEQVLAQDPRPAYKKNKPDSKEYAVNLFNLNVKFTVNENLISVTAIESF, from the coding sequence ATGTATTCCATCGAACCTATTGGCGTTATTGAAAGCCCTTATAAAGAGAAGTTTGCTGTTCCTCGTCAACCACGGTTGGTCCCTGCGGCAAAATCGCGCGTGAGACTTACCGGAAGTGCGAATAGCCCACAAGCCGTGCGTGGCCTAGAGTTATTTTCTCACGTGTGGTTACTATTTTTGTTTGACCAAAACTTGGAAGCTGGTTGGAAACCAACCGTTCGACCTCCTCGTTTAGGAGGAAATGAACGCATTGGTGTATTTGCGTCACGTTCTACATTCAGACCTAACGGAATTGGAATGTCGGCAGTCGAAGTACAAGGCATATCCAAAAAGGGCGACCAGATATATTTAGATCTTGGTAGCGTAGACTTAGTTGATGGCACGCCGGTCATCGACATTAAACCTTACATTCCCTATTCAGATTCCATTCCTACAGCACAAGGTGGCTATGCGGATAACGAACCTGAAACTTGCTCCGTGAGCTTTTCATTTCCTGCACTAGCCGTACTAAACAAGCATAGCGACACCGAGTATGTAAAAACGGTGATTGAACAAGTTCTCGCCCAAGATCCTCGTCCTGCGTATAAGAAAAACAAACCAGACAGTAAAGAATATGCGGTAAATTTGTTCAATCTAAACGTGAAGTTTACCGTCAACGAAAACTTAATATCAGTTACTGCGATCGAAAGCTTTTGA
- a CDS encoding AbgT family transporter, which translates to MSSSASMKQNSPKKPLFTRFLDTVEYLGNLLPHPITLFAIFCLAILVMSGVAGYFEVSVVDPRPEGAPGRAADGMIQVVSLLNADGLQLIVTNLVKNFVGFAPLGTVLVAMLGVAIAEHSGLLSAAMRGLVMGASQRMVTVTVVFAGIISNTASELGYVVLIPLAAMLFHSLGRHPLAGLAAAFAGVSGGYSANLLIGTVDPLLSGITETAAQMIDPTYTVGPEVNWYFMFVSTFFIAITGAFVTEKIVEPKLGKYNDEEAAEDLSQDKMGGLTDVEKKGLKLAGIAVLAVSALLAWTIVPADGVLRSDAGTVAGSPFLKSIVAFIFVFFAVPGFVYGRVVGTMKNDRDVIDAMSKSMSSMGMYIVLVFFAAQFVAFFKWTNFGQVFAVAGASFLQEIGLTGPMLFFAFILMCGFINLMIGSASAQWAVTAPIFVPMLMLVGYAPETIQAAYRIGDSTTNIITPMMSYFGLILAVATRYMKNLGIGTLIATMLPYSIVFLVGWSVLFYLWVFVFGLPVGPGAATYYTP; encoded by the coding sequence ATGAGTTCATCTGCTTCAATGAAACAAAATTCACCAAAGAAGCCGCTATTTACGCGTTTTCTAGATACTGTCGAATATTTGGGGAACCTTTTACCCCACCCAATCACGCTTTTTGCCATTTTCTGCCTTGCGATCCTAGTTATGTCGGGTGTCGCGGGTTATTTTGAGGTTTCTGTTGTTGATCCTCGCCCAGAAGGTGCTCCTGGTCGTGCGGCAGACGGTATGATCCAAGTGGTCAGTCTGTTGAACGCCGACGGCCTACAGTTGATCGTTACAAACCTAGTTAAGAATTTTGTAGGCTTCGCACCATTAGGTACCGTACTGGTTGCGATGCTTGGTGTTGCCATTGCAGAACATTCTGGACTACTTTCTGCTGCAATGCGTGGCCTAGTAATGGGCGCTTCTCAGCGCATGGTGACGGTCACCGTCGTTTTCGCTGGTATCATTTCAAACACGGCTTCTGAGCTTGGTTATGTGGTATTGATCCCACTCGCGGCAATGCTGTTCCATTCTCTAGGTCGTCACCCACTTGCTGGTCTAGCTGCCGCGTTTGCTGGTGTATCTGGTGGTTACTCCGCAAACCTACTGATTGGTACGGTTGACCCATTGCTTTCAGGTATTACTGAAACCGCAGCACAGATGATTGACCCAACTTACACCGTTGGTCCTGAAGTAAACTGGTACTTCATGTTTGTTTCGACGTTCTTCATCGCGATTACCGGTGCATTTGTTACTGAGAAAATCGTTGAGCCAAAACTTGGCAAATACAATGATGAAGAGGCGGCTGAAGACTTATCTCAAGATAAAATGGGTGGTCTGACTGACGTAGAGAAGAAAGGTCTTAAACTGGCGGGTATTGCAGTATTGGCTGTTTCTGCACTACTAGCATGGACGATTGTTCCTGCTGATGGTGTTCTACGTTCTGACGCTGGCACAGTAGCGGGTTCTCCATTCTTGAAGAGTATCGTCGCGTTTATCTTTGTTTTCTTCGCAGTACCGGGCTTTGTTTACGGTCGCGTTGTTGGCACTATGAAAAATGATCGCGATGTGATTGATGCCATGTCGAAGTCAATGTCGTCAATGGGTATGTACATCGTACTGGTATTCTTTGCTGCGCAATTTGTTGCTTTCTTTAAGTGGACGAACTTTGGTCAAGTGTTTGCAGTAGCAGGTGCAAGCTTCTTACAAGAAATTGGTCTAACTGGCCCAATGCTGTTCTTTGCCTTCATCTTAATGTGTGGGTTCATTAACTTGATGATTGGTTCAGCATCAGCGCAGTGGGCAGTAACTGCACCAATCTTTGTACCAATGCTAATGCTAGTCGGTTACGCGCCTGAAACGATTCAAGCGGCTTACCGTATCGGTGACTCAACGACGAACATCATCACACCAATGATGAGTTACTTCGGCCTTATCCTTGCTGTGGCGACTCGCTATATGAAGAACCTAGGTATCGGTACGCTGATCGCGACCATGTTGCCTTACTCGATTGTCTTCCTTGTTGGTTGGAGTGTGCTGTTCTACCTGTGGGTATTCGTATTCGGTCTGCCTGTAGGTCCTGGTGCGGCAACGTACTACACGCCTTAA
- a CDS encoding YaiI/YqxD family protein, translating into MKLWVDADSCPKVIRETIVRAAERTGVDCTFVANHLVPVPKRANIHTLQVPAGFDIADNEIVRRVEANDLVITSDIPLADEVISKGALALSSRGELYTKDTIKARLNIRDFMDTMRSSGIQTGGPAALSQTERREFANHLDRILAKR; encoded by the coding sequence ATGAAATTATGGGTAGATGCGGATTCGTGTCCGAAAGTCATCCGCGAAACTATCGTTCGTGCTGCTGAGCGCACAGGTGTTGATTGCACTTTTGTGGCTAACCACCTTGTTCCTGTGCCTAAGCGAGCGAACATTCACACTCTTCAAGTACCCGCAGGCTTTGACATCGCTGATAATGAAATTGTACGTCGTGTTGAGGCCAACGACCTGGTGATCACTTCTGATATCCCCCTTGCGGATGAAGTGATCAGCAAAGGTGCGCTCGCACTAAGTTCTCGGGGCGAGCTATACACGAAAGATACCATCAAAGCACGTTTAAACATTCGTGACTTTATGGATACCATGCGTTCTAGTGGCATACAAACGGGTGGTCCGGCGGCTTTATCTCAAACAGAGCGCCGTGAATTTGCCAATCACCTCGACCGAATTCTTGCAAAACGCTAG
- a CDS encoding GNAT family N-acetyltransferase, whose translation MLLLPYNESLQLEFVMLNCCAKNRAELNGPHTVSSAKQLFEKILDDEHVYSMAVLESTSRDYMGHVFISNLDHEPELGFIFDKAYWGKGLATEALKAFFPKACRELGLHRVKANVNSHHDASMIVLEKIGFTKKRENKDLYGPYFEMEFTSDVAVGESSAA comes from the coding sequence ATGCTTCTTCTACCCTACAATGAGTCGTTGCAACTAGAGTTCGTGATGTTGAATTGCTGTGCTAAAAACCGCGCAGAATTGAACGGACCTCATACTGTGTCTTCTGCAAAACAGTTGTTTGAGAAGATTCTGGATGATGAACATGTCTACAGCATGGCTGTGCTTGAGAGCACAAGCCGTGATTACATGGGACATGTGTTTATTTCTAACTTGGATCATGAACCTGAGCTAGGTTTTATCTTTGATAAAGCTTATTGGGGTAAAGGGTTAGCGACAGAAGCGTTAAAGGCGTTTTTTCCAAAAGCATGTCGTGAGTTAGGGCTGCACAGAGTCAAAGCGAACGTGAATAGTCACCACGACGCGTCAATGATTGTGTTGGAAAAAATAGGGTTTACAAAAAAACGGGAGAATAAGGACCTGTATGGCCCTTATTTTGAAATGGAATTTACAAGCGATGTGGCGGTAGGTGAAAGTTCTGCGGCCTAA
- a CDS encoding YqcC family protein, producing MATNTQLVDLLQQLEAQLQQHELWQQTKPSTQALQSSEPFAIDTLHPHEWLQWIFIVRMRALVESSQPLPRGFSIEPYFAEAWKQEPHYAELLVTIRTIDELCK from the coding sequence ATGGCAACAAACACCCAATTGGTCGACTTACTTCAACAACTTGAGGCGCAATTGCAGCAACATGAACTTTGGCAGCAAACGAAGCCATCGACACAAGCCCTGCAAAGCTCTGAGCCTTTTGCAATTGATACATTGCACCCGCATGAATGGTTGCAGTGGATTTTTATTGTAAGGATGCGAGCGTTAGTGGAAAGCTCGCAGCCTTTGCCAAGAGGTTTCTCTATCGAACCTTACTTTGCAGAAGCATGGAAACAAGAGCCGCATTACGCTGAGCTGCTCGTGACCATCCGAACCATCGACGAACTATGTAAGTAA
- the truC gene encoding tRNA pseudouridine(65) synthase TruC: protein MSEQETSHVVAPVELEIVYQDEYFVAVNKPAGMLVHRSWLDKHETLFVMQTLRDQIGQHVFPLHRLDRPTSGVLVFALSSEVASQVMPMFAEHKMEKTYHAIVRGWIAEEGVLDYALKVELDKIADKFASQEKEAQDAVTAYKPLAKVEVPYSTGKFPTTRYCLMEMKPKTGRKHQLRRHMAHLRHPIVGDTTHGDGKHNKLYRTEFDSHRLLLHASELRFVHPFTNEEIVMKADIDETWQQLFARFEWDESLLK from the coding sequence ATGTCAGAACAAGAAACATCACACGTTGTTGCTCCAGTGGAGTTGGAGATCGTATATCAGGATGAGTACTTTGTCGCAGTGAATAAGCCTGCCGGTATGTTGGTGCATCGCAGTTGGTTAGATAAGCACGAGACGCTTTTCGTAATGCAAACACTGCGTGACCAAATTGGGCAGCATGTATTTCCTTTGCATCGTTTAGATCGTCCAACTTCAGGTGTATTGGTGTTTGCGCTGTCGAGTGAAGTGGCATCGCAAGTTATGCCAATGTTTGCCGAACATAAGATGGAGAAAACTTATCACGCGATCGTTCGAGGCTGGATAGCAGAAGAGGGGGTGCTGGATTACGCACTTAAAGTTGAGCTTGATAAGATTGCAGACAAGTTTGCCTCGCAAGAGAAAGAAGCTCAAGACGCTGTGACGGCATACAAGCCTCTGGCGAAAGTGGAAGTGCCTTACTCAACAGGTAAGTTTCCAACGACGCGCTACTGTTTGATGGAAATGAAGCCGAAGACAGGCCGAAAACACCAGTTGCGTCGACATATGGCGCACCTACGTCATCCTATTGTCGGGGATACCACTCATGGTGATGGTAAACACAATAAACTGTATCGCACCGAATTTGACTCACATCGTTTGTTGTTGCATGCATCAGAGTTGCGTTTTGTTCATCCGTTTACGAACGAAGAGATCGTAATGAAAGCGGATATTGATGAAACTTGGCAACAACTGTTTGCTCGATTTGAATGGGATGAATCACTGCTAAAATAA
- a CDS encoding DUF3461 family protein, translating into MYPHLTGLGIHDPKQIERYSLRQEAHKDVLKIYFHKQKGEFFAKSVKFKYPRQVKNVLVDSGSHKYKEITEINRNLTLVIDELNKITKPVKTAEVDVKEKILSDLRHLEKVVSSKIAEIEADLEKLK; encoded by the coding sequence ATGTATCCACACCTCACTGGTTTGGGCATCCACGACCCAAAACAGATTGAACGTTATTCCCTTCGACAAGAAGCTCATAAAGACGTCCTCAAAATATACTTCCACAAACAAAAAGGTGAGTTCTTCGCTAAAAGCGTAAAATTTAAATACCCACGCCAAGTGAAGAATGTGTTGGTTGACAGTGGCAGCCACAAGTACAAAGAAATTACGGAAATAAACCGCAACTTGACCTTAGTGATCGACGAGTTAAACAAGATCACTAAGCCAGTGAAAACTGCAGAAGTCGATGTAAAAGAAAAAATTCTGTCCGATCTTCGTCATCTAGAAAAAGTGGTTTCGAGTAAGATCGCCGAGATCGAAGCCGATCTAGAAAAGCTTAAGTAA
- the glnD gene encoding bifunctional uridylyltransferase/uridylyl-removing protein GlnD — protein sequence MTLQSPLTFTDEQINVGELKQQLEQFSSYQKQEFLNHHPVTNLVLSRAEYMDLLLNRLWQHFGFNDIHNISLIAVGGYGRGELHPLSDIDILILSNHRLPNALEAKISEFITLLWDLRLEVGHAVRTVEQCAEIGRSDLTVATNLQEARLLCGSENTFQALKNVVLSDSFWPSETFYQGKIQEQRERHARYHDTTYNLEPDIKSTPGGLRDIHTLSWVARRHFGATTLLEMSRFGFLTDAEYRELVECQDFLWRVRFALHIELRRYDNRLTFAHQAQVAEHLGYIGEGNRGVEMMMKEFYRTLRRVSELNKMLLKLFDQAIINGGATQDAEIIDEDFQRRGSLIEARKPALFQARPETILDMFIHIANDSSIEGVSPPTLRQLRTARRRLNKFLHTIPEAREKFMTLCRHPNALHKAFSLMHRLGVLAAYLPQWSQIVGQMQFDLFHVYTVDEHSVRLLKHINTFSYAENHNKHPICCEIYPRIQKKELLILAAIFHDIGKGRGGDHSVIGEGEAYDFCIEHGLSKPEAKLVSWLVRHHLIMSVTAQRRDIYDPDVITEFAKQVRDEERLEFLVCLTVADICATNPELWNSWKRTLLAELFYSTQRALRRGLENPVDVRERIRHNQQMASALLRKEGFSAREIEVLWQRFKADYFLRHTHKQIAWHCENLLRMEDPSKPLVLISKKATRGGTEVFVYTKDQPALFATVVAELDRRNFNVHDAQIMTSKDGHVLDTFMVLDHHGNVIDESRHSAVSKHITHVLEDGRPTKIKTRRTPHKLQHFHVKTKVDFLPTKGKKRTLMEFVALDTPGLLAKVGRTFADLGINLHAAKITTIGERAEDLFILTSDAGGRLSEEQQEELREMLIERLSDSVSA from the coding sequence ATGACACTTCAGTCCCCTCTCACGTTTACCGATGAGCAAATCAATGTCGGCGAACTTAAACAACAACTCGAACAATTCAGTTCATATCAAAAGCAAGAATTTCTTAATCATCACCCAGTGACTAACCTCGTGTTGTCGCGTGCTGAATATATGGATTTGCTCCTTAACCGTTTATGGCAACACTTTGGTTTCAATGATATTCACAACATTTCGTTGATTGCTGTCGGTGGATATGGACGTGGCGAGCTTCACCCTCTATCCGATATTGATATTCTGATCTTATCGAATCATCGCCTGCCAAATGCACTCGAAGCCAAAATCAGTGAATTCATCACCCTCTTGTGGGATTTGAGACTTGAAGTTGGGCATGCCGTACGCACTGTTGAACAATGCGCAGAAATCGGTCGCTCAGATCTCACGGTAGCCACTAACTTACAAGAAGCACGGCTGCTTTGCGGCAGTGAAAATACATTCCAAGCCCTAAAAAATGTGGTGCTATCAGATTCTTTTTGGCCTAGTGAAACCTTTTACCAAGGCAAAATTCAGGAACAACGTGAGCGCCACGCCCGCTACCATGACACCACCTATAACTTAGAGCCTGATATCAAATCGACGCCTGGTGGGTTACGAGACATTCATACTTTAAGCTGGGTGGCTCGCCGCCATTTTGGTGCCACAACGCTACTTGAAATGAGCCGTTTTGGATTCTTAACCGATGCCGAATACCGTGAACTAGTTGAATGCCAAGACTTTTTGTGGCGCGTTCGTTTTGCGCTTCATATTGAATTGCGCCGCTACGACAACCGCTTAACCTTTGCTCATCAAGCCCAAGTTGCTGAGCACCTAGGCTACATAGGGGAGGGAAACCGCGGCGTAGAAATGATGATGAAAGAGTTCTACCGTACCCTCCGTCGTGTCTCAGAACTCAACAAAATGCTGCTCAAATTATTCGACCAAGCGATCATCAATGGTGGCGCAACACAAGATGCTGAAATCATTGATGAAGACTTTCAACGTCGAGGTTCGTTAATTGAAGCGCGTAAGCCAGCACTGTTTCAAGCGCGTCCAGAAACCATTCTGGATATGTTTATTCACATTGCAAACGACTCAAGCATTGAGGGAGTCAGCCCGCCTACTCTTCGCCAACTTCGCACGGCACGTCGTCGTTTAAATAAGTTTCTGCATACCATTCCAGAAGCCCGAGAAAAATTCATGACTCTGTGTCGACACCCGAACGCCCTTCACAAAGCGTTTAGCTTAATGCACCGTTTGGGCGTTCTTGCCGCGTATCTACCGCAGTGGAGTCAAATTGTTGGTCAAATGCAGTTTGATTTATTCCATGTCTATACGGTCGATGAGCACAGTGTTCGCTTACTTAAACACATCAACACATTCAGCTATGCAGAAAACCATAATAAACACCCTATCTGCTGCGAAATTTACCCTCGCATCCAGAAAAAAGAGCTGCTGATTCTTGCTGCTATTTTCCATGATATTGGTAAAGGCAGAGGCGGCGATCATTCTGTCATTGGCGAGGGTGAGGCCTACGATTTTTGTATTGAACACGGCTTATCGAAACCCGAAGCAAAACTGGTTAGCTGGTTGGTACGTCATCACTTAATTATGTCGGTAACGGCGCAGCGCCGTGATATATACGATCCAGATGTGATCACTGAATTCGCAAAACAAGTTCGGGATGAAGAACGCCTTGAATTCTTGGTCTGTTTAACGGTCGCCGACATTTGCGCGACTAACCCCGAACTTTGGAACAGTTGGAAACGTACATTGCTTGCTGAGTTATTCTATTCCACTCAAAGAGCCCTACGCCGAGGATTAGAAAACCCCGTCGATGTACGTGAACGCATCCGACATAACCAGCAGATGGCATCTGCTTTGCTTCGCAAAGAAGGGTTCTCTGCCCGTGAAATTGAAGTATTGTGGCAGCGTTTCAAAGCCGATTATTTCTTGCGTCATACTCACAAGCAGATTGCATGGCATTGTGAAAATTTACTGCGCATGGAAGACCCATCTAAACCGCTCGTTCTGATCAGCAAAAAAGCCACTCGTGGCGGCACTGAAGTGTTCGTTTATACCAAAGACCAACCCGCACTATTTGCAACCGTCGTCGCGGAGCTCGATCGCCGAAACTTTAACGTTCATGATGCTCAAATCATGACCAGCAAAGATGGCCATGTGCTCGATACATTCATGGTTCTCGATCACCATGGCAATGTCATTGATGAATCTCGTCATAGTGCAGTCAGCAAACACATCACGCATGTCCTTGAAGATGGCCGTCCAACAAAGATCAAGACTCGTCGAACGCCACACAAACTTCAGCACTTTCACGTAAAAACTAAAGTCGATTTTTTACCAACCAAAGGCAAAAAACGCACGCTGATGGAGTTTGTCGCCCTAGACACACCAGGCTTACTCGCTAAAGTCGGACGTACTTTTGCAGATTTAGGCATTAACTTACACGCCGCGAAGATCACCACCATTGGTGAACGCGCCGAAGACTTGTTTATTCTGACGAGTGATGCAGGTGGACGCTTGAGTGAAGAACAGCAAGAAGAGCTACGCGAAATGTTGATTGAACGGTTATCCGATTCGGTTTCTGCATAG
- the map gene encoding type I methionyl aminopeptidase, which produces MSIKIKTAEEIERMRIAGKLAADVLEMIEPYIKAGVTTDELNQICHDYALERGAYSAPLDYHGFPKSICTSINHIVCHGIPAAEDEMGANGQMKPAVLKDGDIINVDITVIIPDDENADLSVRPQGYHGDTSKMFLVGEVSPANKRLCMVAQEALYIGMRQVKPGATVGDIGTAIEKYIKDNNKNNPRNKFSIVKDFCGHGIGNEFHEEPQVVHYKNKDRRVLKEGMCFTIEPMINAGKFGCTVDVQDDWTVYTGDGKNSAQWEHTIVVTKEGCEVFTLRSDDTIPRLMKNI; this is translated from the coding sequence ATGTCAATCAAGATTAAAACTGCTGAAGAAATCGAACGCATGCGTATTGCGGGCAAGCTAGCCGCAGACGTTCTAGAAATGATCGAACCGTACATCAAAGCTGGTGTAACGACAGACGAGCTAAACCAAATCTGTCACGATTACGCTCTAGAGAGAGGCGCATACTCTGCACCGCTTGATTACCATGGATTCCCTAAATCAATCTGTACCTCTATCAACCACATCGTTTGTCACGGCATTCCCGCTGCAGAAGATGAAATGGGTGCAAATGGCCAAATGAAACCTGCGGTTTTGAAAGATGGCGACATCATCAACGTCGATATTACGGTTATCATTCCTGACGATGAAAATGCTGACCTCAGTGTTCGTCCACAAGGTTACCATGGTGATACATCAAAAATGTTCCTAGTGGGTGAAGTATCACCTGCGAACAAGCGCCTATGTATGGTTGCCCAAGAAGCGCTATACATCGGTATGCGTCAAGTGAAGCCTGGTGCGACAGTTGGTGATATCGGTACAGCTATCGAGAAATACATCAAAGACAACAACAAGAACAACCCTCGCAATAAGTTCTCGATTGTTAAAGATTTCTGTGGCCACGGTATTGGTAATGAGTTCCATGAAGAGCCTCAAGTGGTGCATTACAAGAACAAAGATCGCCGCGTATTGAAAGAAGGTATGTGCTTTACTATTGAACCAATGATCAATGCAGGTAAGTTCGGATGCACTGTTGACGTACAAGACGACTGGACGGTTTACACTGGCGACGGCAAAAACTCAGCGCAATGGGAACACACCATCGTGGTGACTAAAGAAGGTTGTGAAGTGTTCACTCTTCGTAGCGATGACACCATTCCTCGCTTAATGAAAAACATCTAA
- the rpsB gene encoding 30S ribosomal protein S2, protein MATVSMRDMLKAGVHFGHQTRYWNPKMKPFIFGARNRVHIINLEKTVPMFNEALAELAKVGEKKGKVLFVGTKRAASEAVKEAAIASNQYYVNNRWLGGMLTNYKTVRQSIKRLKEFEAQAQDGTFEKLTKKEALMRTREMEKLEKSLGGIKDMGGLPDALFVIDADHEHIAIKEANNLGIPVYAVVDTNSNPDGVDYIIPGNDDAIRAVQLYLNAAASAVTEGRNKDVAVVAEKDGFVEAE, encoded by the coding sequence ATGGCAACTGTATCAATGCGCGATATGCTGAAAGCTGGTGTTCACTTCGGTCACCAAACTCGTTACTGGAACCCAAAAATGAAGCCATTCATCTTTGGTGCTCGTAACCGCGTTCACATCATCAACCTAGAAAAAACTGTACCAATGTTCAACGAAGCTCTAGCTGAACTAGCTAAAGTTGGCGAGAAGAAAGGTAAAGTTCTATTCGTAGGTACTAAACGCGCTGCATCTGAAGCTGTTAAAGAAGCTGCTATCGCAAGCAACCAATACTACGTTAACAACCGTTGGTTGGGCGGCATGCTAACGAACTACAAAACAGTTCGTCAATCTATCAAGCGTCTAAAAGAATTCGAAGCACAAGCACAAGACGGTACTTTCGAAAAACTAACTAAGAAAGAAGCTCTAATGCGTACTCGCGAAATGGAGAAGCTAGAGAAATCTCTTGGTGGTATCAAAGATATGGGCGGCCTACCAGACGCTCTATTCGTAATCGACGCTGATCACGAGCACATTGCAATTAAAGAAGCTAACAACCTAGGTATTCCAGTTTACGCTGTGGTAGATACTAACTCTAACCCAGATGGCGTTGACTACATCATCCCAGGTAACGACGACGCAATCCGCGCTGTACAACTATACCTAAACGCTGCTGCATCTGCAGTAACTGAAGGCCGCAACAAAGACGTTGCAGTAGTTGCTGAAAAAGACGGTTTCGTAGAAGCTGAATAA